The following proteins come from a genomic window of Pyxidicoccus sp. MSG2:
- a CDS encoding sensor histidine kinase, which translates to MSARNTVTAAFRRWTRSQDAAEVLAAAGVGPWLGLTVFVVGLLAVAAWAPGARLFFGIPFGTALLCAAPMLASGLLFSAVHRRRRRIEPWGWLWLALGVATVHFFVAALMALSARPGAAVLASLFLFTTAFHGRLHRVTPRQPFLALGTAVALLAAFQLRVSDEHLALFGVIGPAALAAQLYLGTFAVQHDRARADAERLRAAVHAQLLEQQERDVGRLSQALGEILGYHHDLDNALLSAGSAADMLTVMGVQRGALGRMEFEELVKKLHESLAQIKEMVTEIRAKGRRYAGAEPEPVELPPLLEAVQVSVGLRFPDVDIQVEVEAEKDAPLRALMRGGASTLRRVVENLVLNACEGDGEQSAAEVRIRARVEPLSGRLEVVIIDDGPGFQTARLTGPTEELYTTKQQGTGLGLYTSECLLRASGGMLHRQNAPGGGALLRMLIPREYR; encoded by the coding sequence ATGAGCGCTCGCAACACCGTCACGGCCGCCTTCCGCCGGTGGACCCGCTCCCAGGACGCGGCCGAAGTGCTGGCCGCCGCGGGCGTGGGCCCCTGGCTGGGTCTCACCGTCTTCGTGGTGGGCCTGCTGGCCGTGGCGGCGTGGGCGCCGGGCGCGCGGCTGTTCTTCGGCATTCCCTTCGGCACCGCGCTGCTGTGCGCCGCGCCCATGCTGGCCAGCGGCCTGCTCTTCTCCGCTGTCCACCGGCGCCGCCGCCGAATCGAGCCGTGGGGCTGGCTGTGGCTCGCCCTCGGCGTGGCCACCGTGCACTTCTTCGTGGCCGCCCTCATGGCGCTGTCCGCGCGGCCGGGCGCCGCCGTCCTCGCGTCCCTCTTCCTCTTCACCACCGCCTTCCACGGCCGGCTGCACCGCGTGACGCCGCGCCAGCCCTTCCTCGCCCTGGGCACCGCGGTGGCGCTGCTCGCCGCATTCCAGCTGCGGGTGAGCGACGAGCACCTGGCCCTCTTCGGCGTCATCGGCCCCGCGGCGCTCGCCGCGCAGCTCTACCTGGGCACCTTCGCCGTGCAGCATGACCGGGCCCGCGCGGACGCGGAGCGCCTGCGCGCCGCCGTGCACGCGCAACTGCTGGAGCAGCAGGAGCGCGACGTGGGCCGGCTGTCCCAGGCGCTGGGGGAAATCCTCGGCTACCACCATGACCTGGACAACGCGCTCCTGTCGGCGGGCAGCGCGGCGGACATGCTCACCGTCATGGGCGTGCAGCGGGGCGCGCTGGGCCGCATGGAGTTCGAGGAGCTGGTGAAGAAGCTCCACGAGAGCCTCGCGCAGATAAAGGAGATGGTGACGGAGATTCGCGCCAAGGGCCGGCGCTACGCGGGCGCCGAGCCGGAGCCGGTGGAGCTGCCTCCGCTGCTGGAGGCGGTGCAGGTCAGCGTGGGCCTGCGCTTCCCGGACGTGGACATCCAGGTGGAGGTGGAGGCGGAGAAGGACGCGCCCCTGAGGGCCCTCATGCGCGGCGGCGCGTCCACCCTGCGCCGGGTGGTGGAGAACCTGGTGCTCAACGCCTGCGAAGGAGACGGCGAGCAGAGCGCCGCGGAGGTGCGCATCCGCGCGCGCGTGGAGCCGCTCAGCGGACGGCTGGAGGTCGTCATCATCGACGACGGGCCGGGCTTCCAGACCGCGCGCCTCACCGGCCCCACCGAGGAGCTGTACACCACCAAGCAGCAGGGCACCGGGCTGGGCCTCTACACCAGCGAGTGCCTGCTGCGCGCCAGCGGCGGCATGCTGCACCGGCAGAACGCGCCCGGCGGCGGCGCCCTGCTGCGCATGCTCATTCCAAGGGAGTACCGATGA
- a CDS encoding methyltransferase domain-containing protein: MRAEAPKVDAWREEVAGYYDEKTERILRRYGPGPRVHYHAGLVDAVPPPGSPEDVVRAQVHGAQESLLAELARAVGRFPDGGEVLDVGCGLGGGALYWAAEHRARVTAVTNVPSHVELVRGFAETAGLGARVRPLLCDALAVPGRACFDAVVAVESACYLPRADWFRRVRALLKPRGVVAIADCFLGRPEAAVPFDRYWRTRIGSMAEYLSAAHAAGLELEVRDDVSARVVGFWSLTLELLAHERAHLGGPYPSRGASFAGRESSREHLRLQQALMDGGLEYALLVLRRVG; encoded by the coding sequence ATGAGGGCCGAAGCCCCGAAGGTCGACGCGTGGCGTGAAGAGGTGGCCGGGTACTACGACGAGAAGACGGAGCGCATCCTCCGGCGGTACGGGCCGGGGCCGCGCGTGCACTACCACGCCGGGCTGGTGGACGCGGTGCCGCCGCCCGGCTCGCCGGAGGACGTGGTGCGCGCGCAGGTGCACGGCGCGCAGGAGTCGCTGCTCGCGGAGCTGGCGCGCGCGGTGGGCCGCTTCCCCGACGGCGGCGAGGTGCTGGACGTGGGCTGCGGCCTGGGCGGCGGCGCGCTGTACTGGGCGGCCGAGCACCGCGCGAGGGTGACGGCGGTGACGAACGTGCCCTCGCACGTGGAGCTGGTGCGGGGCTTCGCGGAGACCGCGGGCCTGGGCGCACGGGTGCGGCCGCTCTTGTGTGACGCGCTCGCGGTGCCGGGCCGCGCATGCTTCGACGCGGTGGTGGCGGTGGAGAGCGCGTGCTACCTGCCACGCGCCGACTGGTTCCGCCGCGTGCGCGCGCTGCTCAAGCCCCGGGGCGTGGTGGCCATCGCCGACTGCTTCCTCGGCCGGCCCGAGGCGGCGGTGCCCTTCGACCGGTACTGGCGCACGCGCATCGGCTCCATGGCCGAGTACCTGTCGGCCGCGCACGCCGCGGGGCTGGAGTTGGAGGTGCGCGACGACGTGTCCGCGCGCGTGGTGGGCTTCTGGTCCCTCACGCTGGAGTTGCTGGCGCACGAGCGGGCGCACCTCGGCGGCCCGTACCCTTCGCGTGGCGCCTCCTTCGCGGGGCGCGAGTCCAGCCGCGAGCACCTGCGGCTCCAGCAGGCGCTGATGGATGGCGGACTGGAGTACGCGCTGCTCGTGCTCCGCCGCGTGGGGTGA
- a CDS encoding aminotransferase class V-fold PLP-dependent enzyme has translation MPLPGQRHLFEIPDGVTYLNCAYMSPQLRSVRAAGEAALGMKAQPWRLTSADFFTHSEALRGLFARLVGADADGVALVPSASYGMGVAAANVRVREGQRIVVLAGEFPSNFYPWHEAARRAGAEVLTVARPADGDWTRAVLAQVDSRCAVVAVPHCHWTDGAWVDLVRVGERAREVGAALAVDGTQSVGALPFDVGTVRPDFLVVAGYKWLMGPYSQGYLYVAPQHREGQPLEHNWLMRQGSEDFARLVDYRDAYQPGARRFDVGERSNFQLVPMAAAGLAQLLDWGVDEIQRTLRVLTERIARGATGLRLEVTPEAHRVGHLIGLRRRGGYAPGVAQRLAAQDLHVSVRGENLRVSPHLYNTPEDVDRLLAALTPLL, from the coding sequence ATGCCCCTGCCTGGCCAGCGACACCTGTTCGAGATTCCCGACGGCGTCACGTACCTCAACTGCGCGTACATGTCCCCGCAGCTGCGCTCGGTGCGCGCGGCGGGCGAGGCGGCGCTGGGGATGAAGGCGCAGCCCTGGCGCCTGACGTCGGCGGACTTCTTCACCCACTCGGAAGCGCTGCGGGGGCTCTTCGCCCGCCTGGTCGGCGCGGACGCGGACGGCGTGGCGCTGGTGCCGTCGGCCAGCTACGGCATGGGGGTGGCGGCGGCCAACGTGCGCGTGCGCGAGGGCCAGCGCATCGTGGTGCTGGCGGGGGAGTTCCCCTCCAACTTCTACCCGTGGCACGAGGCGGCGCGGCGCGCGGGCGCCGAAGTCCTCACCGTGGCGCGCCCGGCGGACGGCGACTGGACGCGCGCGGTGCTGGCGCAGGTGGACTCTCGCTGCGCGGTGGTGGCGGTGCCGCACTGCCATTGGACGGACGGCGCGTGGGTGGACCTGGTGCGCGTGGGCGAGCGGGCGCGCGAGGTGGGCGCCGCGCTGGCGGTGGACGGCACACAGTCGGTGGGCGCGCTGCCCTTCGACGTGGGCACCGTGCGGCCGGACTTCCTCGTGGTCGCCGGCTACAAGTGGCTGATGGGGCCCTACAGCCAGGGCTACCTCTACGTGGCGCCCCAGCACCGCGAGGGCCAGCCGCTGGAGCACAACTGGCTGATGCGCCAGGGCAGCGAGGACTTCGCCCGGCTGGTGGACTACCGCGACGCGTACCAGCCCGGCGCGCGCCGCTTCGACGTGGGCGAGCGCAGCAACTTCCAGTTGGTGCCCATGGCCGCGGCCGGGCTGGCCCAGTTGCTGGACTGGGGCGTGGACGAAATCCAGCGCACGCTGCGCGTGCTGACGGAGCGCATCGCCCGGGGTGCAACCGGGTTGCGGCTGGAAGTCACGCCCGAGGCGCACCGCGTGGGGCACCTCATCGGCCTGCGGCGCCGGGGCGGGTACGCGCCCGGGGTGGCGCAGCGACTGGCGGCGCAGGACCTCCACGTCAGCGTGCGCGGGGAGAACCTGCGCGTGTCGCCGCACCTCTACAACACGCCGGAGGACGTGGACCGGCTGCTCGCCGCGCTGACGCCGCTGCTGTAG
- a CDS encoding carboxypeptidase-like regulatory domain-containing protein → MRRWIAGWVIAGALVLGVLGLLRAAGSPDTSAPEQAAPSTVIPRASRASAVAASQRPGAGLRIRGTVVDTHGAPVAGARVSASWPEPGQTLSELPCPEGAVEPYEDPRDPSTRGRKLPECMSHVTALVLELVGAREGEAPVYAEATTGAEGTFLLDALPEGPLTLWALGEHGAVMRAGIPAGSEGVELVLDEGLTLEATVAGDDGAPLAGATVTVLNAWHTRFFDTTTGADGRFRVGPLPYGGYFAFVAKDGWLPALEELGREEQEVTLHRPSRLSGRVLSEGAPVPGIEVRVTSGEDLPGGTARSLTTDAQGRFSLVLPAGPHVLSASRDGRYALAHVTAGTGPAEVVLELGSALHVEGRVSDDAGRPVAGARVIASSRSPSEADLEALTGADGNYRLGPVEPGPWRFRVEAAGYLDLREDAVRTLGAAPERLDFTLTRAASVTGRVTDAEGHPLPDLQLTFLRPGNAKTPGEGEPQEGAWTDAEGRFVLDADAPGNYRIEVTDAPFLDATFPVRAPSQDVHLTLHAGASVEGSVADAHGLLMEDFLVELQDPEGREELPSRRVAFTDAKGHFLLQGVKPGRYLLLASSEERALTRRAWREVELRDGARTQVELRVEPERTLSGLVVDGTGTPVKAAFVRAHPPQEDAPAWKREGRHSRHGPPAGVATDADGRFTIRGLTEAAYDVRIAKAGHELDTVRSTGGLAGTDKDSLRVGADTAEVRVVLARQPHVVGRLMDPDGAPVRAFRMNGQPVEDAEGAFALPMEYLGETGLVFEADGLAPRVLPVKPRQEGGDLDLGVLRMSRGRTLRGRVVDAETAWPVPFAQLMLTPRSSNPEEHAPTLPVEGAGEDGTFTLSHLDPDTFTLTVNRPGYRQLRLTVSSDQEEVTLRLEPGARVEVSVKDRQGRLRAARVQFRGDSGSFESVFVEKGQHVQRGLEPGPYTVRVEAEDERLPVFLPQRVVVPARGLLQVPFQEQEGGITVKLSVPGGTSSYIMLCPGGMPPPSRKAEVARVFGQSHPGEQNGDDATFQHVPPGPATVVFIHPYESTRYHWEQLDIPETGTLSRVLSPVWRTFDAD, encoded by the coding sequence ATGCGTCGGTGGATAGCGGGTTGGGTCATCGCCGGGGCGCTCGTGCTCGGAGTCCTCGGGCTGCTTCGCGCGGCCGGGAGCCCCGACACGTCCGCCCCGGAGCAGGCCGCGCCCTCCACCGTCATCCCGCGCGCGTCCCGTGCCTCCGCCGTCGCAGCTTCGCAGCGCCCCGGCGCGGGCCTGCGCATCCGCGGCACGGTGGTGGACACGCACGGTGCGCCCGTGGCCGGGGCGCGCGTCTCCGCCTCGTGGCCGGAGCCCGGGCAGACGCTCTCCGAGCTGCCCTGCCCCGAAGGCGCGGTGGAGCCCTACGAGGACCCGAGGGACCCGAGCACCCGGGGCCGGAAGCTCCCCGAGTGCATGAGTCATGTCACCGCCCTCGTCCTGGAGCTCGTGGGCGCGCGCGAGGGCGAAGCCCCCGTCTACGCCGAGGCCACCACCGGCGCGGAAGGAACGTTCCTTCTCGACGCGCTGCCCGAAGGCCCGCTGACGCTCTGGGCGCTCGGTGAGCACGGCGCGGTGATGCGCGCCGGCATCCCCGCCGGCTCCGAAGGCGTGGAGCTGGTGCTGGACGAGGGCCTCACGCTGGAGGCCACCGTCGCAGGCGACGACGGCGCGCCGCTCGCCGGCGCCACGGTGACGGTGCTCAACGCGTGGCACACGCGCTTCTTCGACACCACCACCGGCGCGGACGGACGCTTCCGCGTGGGCCCGCTGCCGTACGGCGGCTACTTCGCCTTCGTCGCGAAGGACGGCTGGCTGCCGGCGCTGGAGGAGCTCGGCCGGGAAGAGCAGGAGGTGACGCTCCACCGTCCGAGCCGGCTCTCCGGCCGGGTGCTCTCCGAGGGCGCGCCCGTCCCCGGCATCGAGGTGCGCGTGACGTCTGGCGAGGACCTCCCCGGCGGCACCGCGCGGAGCCTCACCACGGACGCGCAGGGCCGCTTCTCCCTCGTGCTCCCCGCCGGCCCGCACGTGCTCAGCGCCTCGCGCGACGGCCGCTACGCGCTCGCCCATGTGACGGCGGGCACCGGGCCGGCGGAGGTGGTGCTGGAGCTGGGCAGCGCGCTCCACGTCGAGGGCCGCGTGTCCGACGACGCGGGGCGGCCGGTGGCCGGGGCGCGGGTCATCGCGAGCTCGCGCAGCCCCTCCGAAGCGGACCTGGAGGCCCTCACCGGCGCGGATGGGAACTACCGCCTGGGCCCGGTGGAGCCCGGCCCCTGGCGCTTCCGGGTGGAGGCGGCCGGGTACCTCGACCTGCGGGAGGACGCGGTGCGCACGCTCGGCGCGGCCCCGGAGCGGCTGGACTTCACGCTCACCCGCGCGGCCTCCGTCACCGGGCGCGTCACCGATGCGGAAGGCCATCCCCTGCCGGACCTCCAGCTCACCTTCCTGCGCCCCGGCAACGCAAAGACTCCCGGAGAGGGCGAGCCGCAGGAGGGGGCCTGGACGGACGCGGAGGGACGCTTCGTCCTGGACGCGGATGCGCCAGGGAACTACCGCATCGAGGTCACCGACGCGCCCTTCCTCGACGCGACCTTCCCCGTCCGCGCGCCCTCGCAAGACGTGCACCTCACGTTGCACGCGGGCGCGTCGGTGGAGGGGAGCGTAGCGGACGCCCACGGCCTGCTGATGGAGGACTTCCTCGTGGAGCTGCAGGACCCGGAGGGACGTGAGGAGCTGCCCTCGCGGCGCGTTGCCTTCACCGATGCGAAGGGGCACTTCCTCCTCCAGGGCGTGAAGCCCGGCCGCTACCTGCTGCTCGCCTCATCCGAGGAGCGGGCCCTCACCCGCCGGGCCTGGCGCGAGGTGGAGCTGCGCGACGGCGCGCGGACGCAGGTGGAGCTGCGGGTGGAGCCGGAGCGCACCCTGTCCGGCCTCGTGGTGGACGGCACGGGCACACCCGTGAAGGCCGCCTTCGTCCGTGCCCATCCGCCCCAGGAGGACGCACCGGCCTGGAAGAGGGAGGGCCGGCACAGCCGCCATGGGCCGCCAGCGGGCGTCGCGACGGACGCGGACGGGCGCTTCACCATACGCGGGCTGACGGAGGCCGCGTACGACGTGCGCATCGCGAAGGCGGGCCATGAGCTCGACACCGTGCGCTCGACGGGTGGGCTCGCCGGGACGGACAAGGACTCGCTGCGCGTCGGCGCTGACACGGCCGAGGTGCGCGTCGTCCTGGCGCGCCAGCCGCACGTCGTCGGGCGGCTCATGGACCCCGACGGCGCACCCGTTCGCGCCTTCCGGATGAACGGTCAGCCCGTGGAGGACGCGGAGGGAGCCTTCGCCCTGCCCATGGAGTACCTGGGGGAAACGGGGCTCGTCTTCGAGGCCGACGGCCTTGCCCCTCGGGTGCTTCCCGTGAAGCCGCGCCAGGAAGGGGGGGACCTGGACCTGGGCGTACTGCGGATGAGCCGGGGCCGCACGCTGCGCGGCCGGGTGGTGGACGCCGAGACGGCCTGGCCCGTCCCCTTCGCCCAGCTCATGCTCACCCCCCGGTCCTCCAACCCGGAGGAACACGCCCCCACCCTGCCCGTCGAGGGTGCCGGAGAGGACGGCACCTTCACGCTGTCCCACCTGGACCCGGACACCTTCACCCTCACCGTGAACCGTCCGGGCTACCGGCAACTGCGGCTCACCGTGAGCTCCGACCAGGAGGAGGTGACCCTCCGCCTGGAGCCGGGCGCCCGGGTGGAGGTGTCGGTGAAGGACCGGCAGGGCCGCCTCCGCGCCGCGCGGGTGCAGTTCCGTGGGGACTCGGGCAGCTTCGAATCCGTGTTCGTCGAGAAGGGCCAGCACGTCCAGCGCGGCCTGGAGCCGGGGCCCTACACGGTGCGGGTGGAAGCGGAGGATGAGCGCCTCCCCGTCTTCCTCCCCCAGCGTGTGGTGGTGCCCGCGCGGGGCCTGCTCCAGGTCCCCTTCCAGGAGCAGGAGGGTGGCATCACGGTGAAGCTGAGCGTGCCGGGCGGCACCAGCTCGTACATCATGCTGTGCCCCGGCGGCATGCCTCCGCCCTCGCGCAAGGCGGAGGTGGCCCGCGTGTTCGGACAGTCGCACCCGGGAGAGCAGAACGGAGACGACGCCACCTTCCAGCACGTGCCCCCGGGTCCAGCCACTGTCGTCTTCATTCATCCCTACGAGTCCACGCGGTACCACTGGGAGCAGCTCGACATCCCCGAGACGGGCACGCTGTCCCGTGTGCTGTCCCCGGTGTGGCGCACGTTCGACGCGGACTGA
- a CDS encoding metallophosphoesterase family protein — MPFKFVHAADLHLDTPFRGVAAPGPLPGRFQESTFRALTRIVDLCLRERVAFLLLAGDLFDVKDRSVRARLALRRELARLDTAGIQSFIVHGNHDPLSGDTGTLGLPASVKVFGPDWEETDVVREGRHLCRVQGISYPDVEVREDLSSRFRRTGDGFSVGLLHANLGGAEGHANYAPCTAAGLGARGLDYWALGHVHTRAEHALPGGGVAVYPGNPQGRHAHESGERGCVLVEVEDGGTRRRFVPVDGVRWHKLELPLSGVGTLDGLVSTALEAVEARCASELDGHAVRLTLTGRGPLHRELARPGALAQVETDLRERLAQGHPPVLLESLRDGTRPELDVEALRAAGGFSRTLLDEARFLAESPEELARLWEQEALGSLGQRLKRLGVDVLATPRPEWVVGAGLHGAESLHEEDAS, encoded by the coding sequence ATGCCCTTCAAGTTCGTCCATGCCGCCGACCTGCACCTGGACACGCCGTTTCGGGGGGTGGCCGCGCCGGGGCCCCTTCCCGGCCGCTTCCAGGAATCCACCTTCCGCGCGCTCACTCGCATCGTCGACCTGTGCCTCCGCGAGCGCGTGGCCTTCCTGCTGCTCGCGGGAGATTTGTTCGACGTGAAGGACCGCTCGGTGCGCGCGCGACTCGCGCTGCGCCGCGAGCTGGCCCGGCTGGACACCGCGGGCATCCAGTCCTTCATCGTCCACGGCAACCACGACCCGCTGAGCGGCGACACCGGGACGCTGGGCCTGCCCGCGTCCGTGAAGGTGTTCGGCCCGGACTGGGAGGAGACGGACGTGGTGCGCGAGGGCCGCCACCTGTGCCGGGTGCAGGGCATCTCCTACCCCGACGTGGAGGTGCGGGAGGATTTGTCCTCGCGCTTCCGCCGCACCGGTGACGGCTTCAGCGTGGGGCTCCTGCACGCCAACCTCGGCGGCGCGGAGGGCCACGCCAACTACGCGCCGTGCACGGCGGCGGGCCTGGGCGCGCGCGGGCTGGACTACTGGGCGCTGGGCCACGTGCACACGCGGGCCGAGCATGCGCTCCCCGGTGGCGGCGTGGCGGTGTACCCGGGCAACCCGCAGGGCCGGCATGCCCACGAGTCCGGCGAGCGAGGCTGCGTGCTGGTGGAGGTGGAGGACGGCGGCACGCGGCGGCGCTTCGTGCCGGTGGACGGCGTGCGCTGGCACAAGCTGGAGCTGCCGCTGTCCGGCGTGGGCACGCTGGACGGGCTGGTGTCCACGGCGCTGGAGGCGGTGGAGGCTCGGTGCGCGTCGGAGCTGGACGGGCACGCGGTGCGGCTCACCCTCACCGGCCGTGGCCCGCTGCACCGCGAGCTGGCGCGGCCCGGCGCGCTGGCGCAGGTGGAGACGGACTTGCGCGAGCGCCTGGCCCAAGGCCATCCACCCGTGCTGCTGGAGTCGCTGCGGGACGGCACCCGTCCGGAGCTGGACGTGGAGGCGCTGCGCGCGGCGGGCGGCTTCTCGCGCACGCTGCTGGACGAGGCGCGCTTCCTCGCGGAGAGCCCGGAGGAGCTGGCGCGACTGTGGGAGCAGGAAGCGCTGGGCAGCCTGGGCCAGCGGCTGAAGCGGCTGGGCGTGGACGTGCTGGCGACGCCGCGTCCGGAGTGGGTCGTCGGAGCGGGACTGCACGGGGCGGAGTCGCTGCACGAGGAGGACGCGTCATGA